In Candidatus Zixiibacteriota bacterium, the genomic stretch AGGAACTATCTTTCAGGTTCTCCAGAAGTTTCATACCTGTTTTCTGGCTTGATTCAGAAGACCATGACTTCGAGGAGGTCAGGTCAACTTCTATCATAGATAAAGAAAATCAACTTGAAGAGATCAGATATTCTCCTGCGAAAACTCCTTCTGGCGAGCCTATGTATAAAGTTGTCCTGGAGGAGGAAATCAACTCCTGTGTTGAGAAATTGAAATCATCTCTTCATCCGACCGAGTTCAAGGATGAAGTTGTTCACGCTCTTGAGGACCGCTATTCCAAAGGGCAGACTCTTCCGAATTCTTTTGCTAAATGGATGGTCAGGTTACTGGGCAAATATGGTCTGGTTATTGTCGACCCTGGAGATAAGGAATTAAAAAAGTTGGCAATTGATTTTTTCCTTAAAGAGATAGAAAATCCGGGCAGGTCAATGGGGCTGGTCAGGGAAACTGGCAAAACTCTGGAATCTTCAGGATACCATCAGCAGGTAGTAAAATCAGAGGAGATGGTGAATCTATTCTTAGAAGTCAAGGAGAAGAGATCTACCCTGAAATGGAGTGGAGAGGCAATCCAGATAGATGGGGTAAATAGAAAACTCAGCCAAAATGAATTGCGCCAGATAATCGAGGAAGAACCTGAAAGGCTTAGTCCAAACGTTCTTTTGCTCCCTTTGATGAGAAGTTATCTTTTCCCAACTGCAGCCTATATCGGTGGTCCGGGCGAGATCAGCTATTATGCCCAGTTGAAATCCGTTTTTGATTTTTTTGATATCCCCATGCCTGTAGTCTATCCTCGTGCCAGCGTCACTTTGATAGAGGATAAGATCAAACAGTTGCTTCAAAAGTATTCTCTTGAGTTTATCGATCTGTTTCAGGACCCGGAAATACTGATAAACTCGATCTTAAAAGAAAAATTTCCAGACCCTCTTGAAAATACTTTAGAGAAGAAAAAAAAAGAGATATCGAAAATTCTGGATAGCCTTGAGCAGGAGCTTATTTCCTCAGAGCCAGCCTTGAAACAAAATCTGGAAACTACCAGAGGGAAGATCGATTACGAGTTAAAAAGATTGGGTGAAAAACTCTTTCAAGCTTACCGGCAAAAAGACCAGACTCTGAAAGAGCAAGTCTATAAAGCCAAGAAGAATCTTTTTCCGGACAATAAACTTCAGGAAAGGGTCCTGAACCTTGTCCCTTATCTGATAAAATATGGTTTTGAATTCGTAGATTTTCTATATAATAAAGTGGAAATTGAAAAAGTTGATCATCAATTATTAAAGATAGGATAACTTTATGCGCATTGGGGTTACCTGTTATCCGGTTCCGGGAGGAAGTGGCGTAGTTGCCACAGAATTGGGGATAGAGCTGGCAAAAAGAGGGCACCAGGTTCATTTTATCACCTACTCGCCTCCTTTCAGGCTGCAGAGATTCATCGAGAACTTATATTATCATCAGGTGGAGGTTTCCAACTATCCTCTGTTCAAGTTTCCTCCCTATACTTTGAGCTTAGCCTGTAAAATGGCAGAAATAGCGGAATTATGGTCCTTAGACCTTTTGCATGCTCACTATGCCATTCCTCACGCCACTGCGGCTTTTTTAGCCAAGAGCATCTTGAAGGAGCATAGTCCAAAGGTGATAACCACTCTACACGGCACAGACATAACCCTGGTGGGTGCTGACAAATCTTTCCGCGGAATTACTAAATTCAGCATAGAGGAAAGCGATGGGATCACGGCGGTGTCTGACTTTTTGAAAAAAAGGACCCGGGATGAGTTCGGGTTAAAAAATGAGATTGAGATGATACCGAATTTCGTAGATACCGAGAGGTTCGTACCCAGACAGGATAAAGTCAGGAGAAGACAATTTGCCAGAGAGGATGAAAGAATCCTGATGCATATTTCGAATTTCCGCCCGGTAAAAAGAATTGAGGACGTCATCAAGATATTTCATTTAGTCGATAAGCAGATACCTTCTAAGCTGGTATTGATAGGCGATGGTCCCGATCTTAGCAAGGCTCTTTCCCTTTCCAGAGATTTCGGTATCGAGGATAAAGTTATTTCCCTGGGCGGGCAGGACTATGTGGAAAACCTTCTGCCTGTGGCTGACCTTTTCCTTCTGCCCAGCGATCAGGAGAGCTTTGGTCTGGTGGCTTTAGAGGCAATGAGCTGCGGAGTCCCGGTCGTCGCTACCAAAACCGGAGGGTTGCCAGAGGTGGTCATAGATGGCGAGAGCGGATTTTTAGGCTCCTTGGGTGATGTTGAGTTTATGTCGCAAAAAGGGATTGAGCTTTTGTCAGACGAAAATAGATTAAATAAGTTCAGAGAAAACTGCAGAAGAAGAGCAGTGGAAAAATTTGATTCTAAATTGATTGTTCCGAAATATGAGGAATACTACAAAAAGATAGTAGACAGTAGGTAGTAGACAGTAGACAGGGAAAAGATTTACCCTGTATTCTGTTTGCTGTCTACTGTCTACTTTTCGGAAGGAGGTAAGAATTGGAATTAGACGTTCTGGCTATTGCGGCTCACCGGGATGATGCAGAAATCACCTACGGGGGTACACTTATCAAAATGGTCGATTCAGGTTATAAAGTTGGCATCGTTGACTTAACACAAGGAGAGATGGGAACCAGGGGCTCTGCCAGGCTAAGAGGTATCGAGGCAAAATGTGCGGCTAAAATGATGGGGATTATAGTCAGGGAAAATCTGAAATTGCCGGATTCAGGAGTCGAGCTGACGCGAGAGAATAAAATAAAGTTAGTCAGGTTGATCAGAAAATATAAGCCTCATCTGGTTATATTGCCTTACTGGGAACAGAGACACCCGGACCATGCTAACTGTTCCAGGTTAGGTTATGATGCTTGCTATCTTTCAGGCCTGGCAAAGCTCAAGGTTCCGGGTGAGAATCACCGTCCTTATAAGATAATCTACTCAACCTCTTT encodes the following:
- the bshB1 gene encoding bacillithiol biosynthesis deacetylase BshB1, which produces MELDVLAIAAHRDDAEITYGGTLIKMVDSGYKVGIVDLTQGEMGTRGSARLRGIEAKCAAKMMGIIVRENLKLPDSGVELTRENKIKLVRLIRKYKPHLVILPYWEQRHPDHANCSRLGYDACYLSGLAKLKVPGENHRPYKIIYSTSFREVACSFVVDITEQLEKKLQAVACYKSQFKGMKGRKDVLIPGMDVFDFMRIRAAYYGSLIGVRYGEAFMVKETMVVQDPMKLLGRSI
- the bshA gene encoding N-acetyl-alpha-D-glucosaminyl L-malate synthase BshA, which gives rise to MRIGVTCYPVPGGSGVVATELGIELAKRGHQVHFITYSPPFRLQRFIENLYYHQVEVSNYPLFKFPPYTLSLACKMAEIAELWSLDLLHAHYAIPHATAAFLAKSILKEHSPKVITTLHGTDITLVGADKSFRGITKFSIEESDGITAVSDFLKKRTRDEFGLKNEIEMIPNFVDTERFVPRQDKVRRRQFAREDERILMHISNFRPVKRIEDVIKIFHLVDKQIPSKLVLIGDGPDLSKALSLSRDFGIEDKVISLGGQDYVENLLPVADLFLLPSDQESFGLVALEAMSCGVPVVATKTGGLPEVVIDGESGFLGSLGDVEFMSQKGIELLSDENRLNKFRENCRRRAVEKFDSKLIVPKYEEYYKKIVDSR
- the bshC gene encoding bacillithiol biosynthesis cysteine-adding enzyme BshC, with protein sequence ELSFRFSRSFIPVFWLDSEDHDFEEVRSTSIIDKENQLEEIRYSPAKTPSGEPMYKVVLEEEINSCVEKLKSSLHPTEFKDEVVHALEDRYSKGQTLPNSFAKWMVRLLGKYGLVIVDPGDKELKKLAIDFFLKEIENPGRSMGLVRETGKTLESSGYHQQVVKSEEMVNLFLEVKEKRSTLKWSGEAIQIDGVNRKLSQNELRQIIEEEPERLSPNVLLLPLMRSYLFPTAAYIGGPGEISYYAQLKSVFDFFDIPMPVVYPRASVTLIEDKIKQLLQKYSLEFIDLFQDPEILINSILKEKFPDPLENTLEKKKKEISKILDSLEQELISSEPALKQNLETTRGKIDYELKRLGEKLFQAYRQKDQTLKEQVYKAKKNLFPDNKLQERVLNLVPYLIKYGFEFVDFLYNKVEIEKVDHQLLKIG